The DNA sequence TTCAATCCTagttctaatttttgaaaattatataataCTACTTACGAGTTTTATTCACACTTGACTTAGCCAAATTTTAAATTCAGATATATTTATTGCAAGGCATACATGATGACCATTAATAAACTAAGGTCTTGTATGTGGGTAATAGCATTTCATTTCCAATTTCTGACCaccaaaccaaaaaaaaatatatatatatatatattgaagaGCCATTATATTTTAACAACTTTGCTAGATAACCAACTAGGATATAAGTcgcaacaaaaaaaaatccaataacACAAAAAATCATCCTAAACTCATAGTTAAACTTAATCCTAGTTTCACTTCTCACTTTTACGcactataaaattcaaaaaacaacCACACATCCACTCTCCTTTCTTTTCACGCTGTCGCTCCACTTTCCGTAGCTGCACCATTACCTTTCACTGGTGTCGAAGACATCGAAGCAACAAGCGACGTGTCAATCCACTGACGACAATGAGAGGAACCCCCACGAATGCAGACTCGAGCACCgtcacccccccccccccccaaccCATCTGCCCGCCCTCGACCCGCTGCAACTGTCCAACTGACTAAGCAATTGCCCGCAAGCCCCCCTAGTCGACAACGATATCAGCAACCATGGATGGATGTTTCTTCTGTAAGactttggattttttttttgttaaacttaaaatgtttttttttgttaaaattggAAGTTTTCTTTAATTAAACTTGGGATGCTTTTTCATTTTAGTTATAGATGTTTCTTTTGttagattttagatatttttttgggtagacttttaatatttctttttgttAAACATGGGATGTTTCTACTGTTAAACTTGggatatttcttttgttaaactttgaatatttttttgttcatattgAGATATTTTTTTCGTTAAACTTATGGATGTTTCTTCTTATTAGACGGCTACCAACGGAAGGACCTCGACATGAAAGGACCAATAAACACGGCGAGATGTGAGCTGTCCGACGTCGCAGCAAGTCCTACCGCAGGAGAACTCGCACACGATCAACACTTGATGAAAAAGGAACAGCATCGCCACGATTGGAGGGACGTTGATGGAAAGGATGCCGTCGCAAGTGGCAGACGCAGTGGAGGGAAAGGACATAGGGGCGAGTGGCAGACACAGTCGAGAAAAAGACGTCAGTTATATAATGATAGTCAATGGAAGGATATGTTGCGTAATTAATCCTAATTTCATGGCACTAATCCTAAttgttatttaaaattattttttaatttaaaattttattttttaaataaattatttaagttGGTTAATAGTGCAGTTGACTCTCtatacttttttatattttaatgagCGAAATATATTTTGAATCTATGATCAAAACAAATTAGTTCTTCTTAATTTTGAACATGTTTaccaaatcttttttaattaataagtgATTTATTTAATACTGTATTAATTTCTCAATTTTTCTTTtgacattttaaaattttcaaattaaaatattaaaaaaagtaacttttataaatcatgatatttatatactaaaattatttaGTAATTAGTCCTTTTTTAtagaataaatattaaaatataaatatatattaaaataaaaaatataataactatttttttagtgtttatATAGCATTTTATATTTCTGTATGTGTTGCTAAAAGATAAAAACCACCAAGGATTAGGAGAATAAAGCCATCTGCCCGTATGACAAACTGTTGGTAGATCTCTTTATTTATCGTAGCTAATTTATCGTAGGATTTAACTATGTTGcatttaaaaatacattttaaTTGTATTCAATGTAttagaatatataaaaaatctttttaataaaatatttttatacttttacaATATATTGTTAAGACACATGTTATCAAAATTCTTTATGGTATAAATATCTGTTTCagtattaaaatatatatttctgACTAAAAATttggatttgaatttttatttcttcACTCTTTGAAAGTTGAAATGAGCATAAATTTTCATGTTGGTAATTGTGAGTTGTGACCCCAAAAAACAAAGAATGAGGAAAGGTGAGCGGTCAATGCCTGGGATCGGGTGCAGATTACAATACGTAGCTCCAAGTCAGGTTTCCTGGGCACTTGGCACCATTCCCATACACTCACCCACTTCGTAGACTTGTAATACCTTTGACTTGGTCCTCCTCCTTTCATTTTTTCCCCATTTTATAAAACGTTATTCGCATAAATACATGAGTTTCCATTTCCCTATTTGTTAACGTAATAGGAATAATATATCTAATAACGTGCCCCATAAGAAAGAAATGGCTAAACAAATTAGGTAGCATTGGACTTGTCAAAACGGCGAGTGGTATCAACTGCTTCAAATCTCAGTCATCGCATTGATCCCCACTTGAATGAAAACTATGTTTGTCTATTCACATCATTGTCTACATAACATAACAAATAATCTTCATATCAACAAAACAGGTGTCCTCTGCCTCCTTTAATTTGCATCTCTGTGACTCTGTAGCTACCCCACCGTAGCCTGCACCTGCAGTGTAGAGACACACACCCTCTCTCTTGTTTGTactcttctctttcatttctCGTGCTTTCGAATTTTCAAGACTTTACCTCAAAGGAATATATGCCAACACCCTGTCCCTACCGCATTTTACATGAGCCACGCAAAATTTAATAATTCGCAATTATATAATCATTCTTAACAGTATAATAATGCAATAAATAGTCTTATGAAACAAAAATAGGATGTGAACAATATAATATACAATCAATATACGAAATTTGTTTTCCATATTAGGTCACTAGGGTTGAATtctccaaaaatatataaactatatgttatatattgttgtcaattctataatttaattattttgtccATTTTAAATAGAAGTGTTTATGGGTTGAATTTGATTCACACATTTAtagtaaatatttaaatttgatttgaaaattacAGATAAAATTTAATCCACACACTAACAGAATTAGATTACAGATTAATTATGAGTATTCACTGATTCGATCACAAATTAGAGAATCCTAATTCTCCAATTCCTTTCCCTTTCCAATTTGACGTTCCTCTTGGCTCACTCCCTCTCCTCAGTCACCAACCACCACCATCATTCATCTTTTTTGTCGCGCTGCCGCCAAGCCAGAGGCCGATCTTCACATTTCTAACACATGTCATGTTTGATGATCCTCACTCCTCTGTCCTCTCTTCCTCGGCCTTGGAGTTCATCGCGTTGCACATCGCCGTTTTGATCATCTCTGCCTCGCCGTTCATAAAATCACAACCTCTGTTCTCTATTGAATCGCTATCTCTGTTCATTGTTGCCTTGCTCGCCTATCCTCCTCTGCTCTCGTCCTCCATGCTCAACCTCCATCACTGTTCTTCGTGTTCTAATCGcgattttattttgttttttgtttctgcattcttgttatttttgttaTCTGTGTTGTAATTGGTGTTCTGCTTGAGATTTAGGCAGCCTAgttattttgttagtttttgttaattttttattaatttttattatttttgttaatttttttatagttttgttaatttttttatagtttctgtatattttgttacattttgaataatttttttctcgGATATATCCGAAATTTGATCCTATTCGCAAatgtgcggatcggatcggatccgaACATAAAAAATACACATATTAGATCTGATCCGATCCAATGATTTTAGTGCAGGTCGAATTGATATTTTGACCATATTCGATTCGATTCGATCTGTAAATAccctaattttaaatttctctaAAATTACGAAACCTTAATAACATTTTATCTtaacataatttaaaaaaatattcaaaatacaTAATTGATGTTTTACTTTTTAGAAGATTAAAATAGATTATAATACCTGAAGTAGAGCTTCTGAACTTATAAGTAACTGGATCCTAATCCATGTCGTGTTGATACTAAATTGGGAGAATAACCTGCAAAACATTTTGATAGCTAAGTCAATAGTGCTTTTAGGTGATAATTAGAGGATCATGTGTACCTACTGTGTTTTTTCTTTTCGGTTTTTTCTTTATATCATCTTTCTGATGTAATGCCATGATTTGGCAACGTATCGAGTTATTACTTTTTATGTTCTTTGATTACCTTTCTATTAAACTTTGTTTGAATTCATAACGTAATATACTCGTTTAATCATTATTAAAGAAGGATTATTCTTATTCATTACAAATACGTTATTTTAAATTGTGTTGTTActacaataatataaaatattaaaataatcagatatttttgtattttacaCAGAAATTAATAATATGTAAAAACTTTAGTCTCAATATACATCTGATAGTGCTTCCTTTTGTTCTCTAAAGTAGCATTTAGTAATTGAGGCGGAAAAATTAGAACTCAATATTATAAATGATGGCCAgagattaaaactaaaattttaattttagaacacaaaattttgtttcTTTAGGTAGTGTTTGGAAGAGAAACAGAGATTGAGAGATTGAGACTCAGAAAcagagattgaaataaatctcaaTATAGTATTTTGGAGTAAAGTGGAAGACAAAGACTAAAATAAGAATGaagttctaatttaatttgcacaaaagGTAAAAATGGAATTAATTAACTGAAATAGGGGTATTTTatgtataaaatgttattaaaactTTAGTCTCTATCCCTAAAAATTTCAGTCACTTGTGTCTCTACTTTTTGAAGGTACTGAAATATTAAAACTTTGAGAATAGAGTttgaaattttagtaccagtctttgagccaacaaacatgatactgaGCCCTAGTCTCCCAATCTCCATCTCcgtacctcaaaacaaacgctaccttagaACTTCCAGAAAGTGGAGACATAGGAGATTGAAATTTTTAAGGACAAAGACTAAAACTTTAATAACTTGTTGTTCTTGAAATATCCACATTCAAAATTTCATATTCCAAGTCTACTCTTCACCCCCAACCCCACCCCACCTCTCACCCCACCCCACACCACACCACACCTCTCATCCCACCACCACACCTCTGTCACCACCAACAACATTGTCGCATAAAtcagattcaacaacaacaatttcataGCACCATGTCCTACcaccaacaacaataataccaaaaacaacaacaatctCATAACAAATATCAAATCAGATTCAAAAGAGgacttcaaaatcaaaatagaaaaaagaagaatagtAAAGCATAGAGGCAAAACGGCAATGCGAAACTGGAACAGAGGCGTTACAGTGAGCACAGGGATACAGAGGCGGCGTGACGAGCACAGAAAATGAAGGCGGCATGATGGACCATCAGTGAACACAGGGAATAGAGGTGTAATAATCACAGTCTTAGTTGAACCCACTTTGGGACGTTGCCGTGTTGCACAGCCACTGGCAAGAGATGGCAAAGCTTTGGCAAAGACAGAATTTTAAAGAGGAGCAAAGTAAAATCTGCAGAACGACAGATAAAACAGAGCTTGATGAGGCACGAGACGCAACACAACAATTTgctgaagaaagaagaagataaagataagagagagagagaggggctAGGGTTTAGGAAcgaattgaattaaatttcaAGGAGTTAGGATTTTATTTTAACTGAAGTATATAAATAGAGGTAATTTagtaattctattttttattttaaaccaaataaaatactaaaacataacttaatcttttatattttacaataaatataatttttaacttaatttagTCTCTATTTCTTAATTTCTATATTTTAATTTCGGTCTCTATTTCAAATGCAggttaaatattattttttttaaatcatatatatGTGCCTAGCCCatgaatattattttttttttaaatcatatagATGTGCCTAGCCCGTGAACGGGATGCAGTGACGGACTTAAATCCAGtaatcactacaagaaaacaagcttttgctacgcttttaaagcgtggcgaaaagtcCAAAAAAGCATAGCGATAGCTTTTCACCATGCTTTTTAGATaccagcatgcttttgaaatggTCAAAACTACAAGGGTGCCGGTTGCTCTATCGCCACACTTTTGGTGatctatcgccacgctttttttCTTGCCACACTTTTAAAGatcgccacgctttaaaagcgtggccatatgtGTGAAatatggctacgcttttaaagcgtgccaataggaagatatggctacgcttttaaagcatgCCAATAGCATGTCATATGGCTATGCTTTAAAAGCGTTCCAATAGCAAGATATATGGATGcacttttaaagcgtgccaataGCTGTGAGATACagctacgcttttaaagcgtggctgTTGATGCCCATTGTAACGTTATGGCCACACTTTCAAAGCGTGGCAACAAGTGGAGATATGGCTACGCTTTAAAAGTGTGGCTGTTGATTGCTGCTGTACAATATGGCCACTCTTTTAAAGCGAGTAATTAAATGAACATAATCAACATAAGCGAGTAATTAAATAAGCAAAATAACTAAAACAAATGAGACATTTAGAATTCTACCAAAACAGCATTATATGAAAGAGTGTCGAGATGTTTCAGAATCAGAGTCCTCCATGTACTCGTATTCGCTTTCCTTATCTTCCTCACCACGTTGTTTGCCAAACATATTTGGAGCCATATCTATAATGGTTGCTCGTAGATCATTTCTCACTAGATCAACTTGGCCATTATCATTTGGGAAACTGGGAATCACTTCAGGTTCACATGGCTCCCTTGCATATATTATGGGGGAATCAGACTCAAGGTCATCACTTATCCTAAATAAATCTCTTGGAATTATTTTCATAACATAGTGTTTGTCACTCACACATGGGTCTTGCACATAAAAGCATTGGTTTACTTGGGATGCTAGCACAaatggttcttcttggtagcaTTTTTTACTGAAATACACATATGATAGACCAAAGTTGTCTTTTGCAACTATATACCACTCACACTTAAACAAGACTACCTTAAATTGGtcataataatataattcaaacaTATCAACTATTCTACCATAGTAGGTTACTTTTGCTTCAATTAGATTCTTATCTTTCACAGTAGCAAAACTAGGAGTCAATGCCTCCAATGTGACACCACTATTTTGGGTTTTACGTCTCGCATCACGATGCCTTGTATGGAACCTATACCTATTGATAACATAACCTGAAAATCTTTTTGAAACTCTATTTGGACCCCTAGCCAACCCTTTTGCCCAACCAGGCACATCCTTTTTCATGGCACGAGTTTTAAACCATTCTGAGAACTGTTGACTATGGTGTTTGgctttctcccactttgttcttCGTGGATTGTTATCATTTACTGCCTCCTCATGCTCTCTGAAGATCAAATATTCATATTCTTATTTGTTACAGGATAAAATGTTATGATTGAGGTCTACGAAATGACAATGAATCAAACAAAATACCTCATGTAGACTTTGATCTTATCACAATTGTTTAGGATATATGCGTCACCTTGTATTTCTGATTTTTCGTCTAACATGAACAAATCTCCCATTTTTCCACCCAAAGGACATCCTTTGCTTGGAAACAAACTAGGAGTTTGCAGCTCATCTGAAATACACTCATCATTGTTTCGAGGGACTCTGTTGAATCTTGTCTGGACATCTTCATGCAAATATCTTGAGCAAAAATTAATACACTCATTCGCCAAATATCCTTCGACAATAGATCCTTCTGGACGACTTCTATTACGAACATATGATTTTAGTGTGCACATATATCGTTCAATAGAGTACATCCAACAATATTGAACTGGACCACCTAACCTCACTTCATTTGCCAAATGGATAGGCAAGTGCACCATTATGTCAAAAAAGTTTGGAAGAAAAATCCTCTCCAATTGGCATAATGTCTCAGCAATCTCTGCTTCTAAGTTAACTACCTCATCTAGGCTAATTACCTTCTGACATATCTGGCAAAAAAATGAACATAATCGAACTAAAGCGATGGCAACATGGTCAGCAAGTATGCTCTTGATCGGTACTTATAACAAGTAATGTAACATGAAATGAGCATCATGGGTCTTGTAACCAGAAAtcttcttttctgtttgctGCACACATCGAGCGATATTAGAAGCGCTGCCGTCTGGTAATTTTGCCCCTTTTAACACACCACAAAAGATTGTTTTCTCTGCTGCAGTCATTGAGAAGCATGCCTTTGCTAACTTAGTTGTTTCACCATCATTCGTATCTCTTGGTTGAAGATTTTTCCTGATACCCATGTCTTTAAGGTCAAAACACGCAGCTGCATGATCTTTTGTCATTCCAGAAATATCCAAAAGAGTTCCAATTATGCTATCAACTATATTCTTCTCTATGTGCATGACATCAAGGTTGTGTCTAAACATGTTGAACTTCCAATatggtaaataaaaaaagattgaCCGCTTTTTCCAATTTGAAATGCCATTCTTTGATCTCCTTTGCTTCTTCCCAAAAGAATTATCTACCCCTTGCAATATATCAAATACAGTTGTTCCATCTAGCAACTGTGGTGGAGACCTAACTTCAGTTTTTCcattgaaaaatcttttattatGTCTCCATGGATGGTTCATGGGTAAAAATCTTCGAtgattggtggacgaaattgtgatccatgttctaactattttgagatgaaggctttcttatggcactggttaaattcacaactccattcaactaaccagcaagtgtactgggtcgtccaagtaataaaccttacgtgagtaagggtcgatcccacagagattgttggtatgaagcaagctatggtcaccttgtaaatctcagttaggcagataaaattatggaatttagaaaatcaaataataaaaagaaataataaaagggatacttatgcagattcattggtaggactTTCAgataagtgatgagcggataatttatacgctttttggtattgtttttagtatgattttagtagtttgagttgagtttttagtatatttttattagtttttagttaaaattcacttttctggactttactatgagtttgtgtgtttttctatgatttcaggtattttctggctgaaattgagggacctgagcaaaaatctgattcagagactgaaaaggactgcagatgctgttggattctgacctccctgcactcgaagtggattttctggagctacagaagcccaattggcgcgctctcaacggcgttggaaagtagacatcctgggctttccagcaatatatgatagttcatactttgcccaagatttgatggctcaaaccggcgttcaaagtcacctacagaaattccagcgttaaacgccagaactggcacctaaatgggagttaaacgcccaaactggcaccaaagctggcgtttaactccaagaggagtctctacacgaaaatgcttcatttgctcagcccaagcacacaccaagtgggcccggaagtggatttttatgtcatttactcatctttgtacaccttaggctactagttttctataagtaggaccttttactattgtattagacatcttgggattattttagatcctttgatcatcttggttcttctggttccctctctggggccgaaaccaatgatcactcttgttcttatgtattttcaacggtggagtttctacacaccatagattaaggtgtggagctctgctgtacctcgagtattaatgcaattactattgttcttctattcaattccgcttgttctttgtccaagatatcacttgctcttcaacttgatgaatgtgatgatccgtgacactcatcatcattctcacctatgaacaaggtgactgacaaccattcttgttctacaagcatatgaggctttagtgtttatctcttggattcctgatacacgatgcatggttgatcgcctgacaaccgagtgctcgcctgacaaacgagccagccattccgtgagatcagagtcttcgtggtataggcgagaactgatggcggcattcaagagaatccggaaggtctaaactttgtctgtggtattctgagtaggattcaatgattgaatgactgtgacgtgcttcaaactcctagtaggcggggcgttagtgacagacgcaaaagaatcgatggattttattccggcctgaccgagaaccgacagctgattacccatgctgtgacagagcataggcgacgttttcactgagaggatgggaggtagccactgacaacggtgaaaccctacatgagcttgccatggaaaggagtaagaaggattggatgaagatagtaggaaagcagagagacggaagggaaggcatcttcatacgcttatctgaagctctcaccaatgatatacataagtatctctatctttatctttatgctttattcatcatctatacccatttgagtctgcctgactaagatttacagggtgaccatagcttgcttcataccaacattcTCTGAGGGATCGACcgttactcgcgtaaggtttattacttggacaacccagtacacttgctggttagttgtgagaagttgtagtgatcacaatttcgtgcaccaagtttttggcgccgttgccggggattgttcgagtatggacaactgacgattcatcttgttgcttagattaggtatttttcagagttcttaagaatgaattctagtgtttcaaggtgatgttcttatcatcaccaaagctgattgattatcatcaatttagctcttgaatgcaatgtcctgctgaagcttgccTATTcgtgtctaattcctttagactgaagctttagactaacattgcatgattcctggaattctcattaagaattttgatacctttattttcttcttccacttaattttcgaaaaatccaaaaaaaaattaattataaaaatcataaaaaccaaaaatattttatgtttcttgcttgagtctagtgtctaatcttaagtttggtgtcttgcatgccttgtttatttgatcttggttctattttcaagtcaatagtacagggaactgaggattcagaacatgcagcagaggaattacacagaaaaagctgggcgttcaaaacgcccagtgaagaaggacagactggggtttaaacgccagccagggtacctggttgggcgtttaacgcccaaaaaggtagcattttgggcgttaaacgccagaatggataccattctgggcgtttaacgccaggatggcacaagggggaagattttgttttcaaatcaaattttttttcaagttttcaaagtttttcaaaatcaaatctttttcaaatcatatcttttcaatcaaatgttttcaaaatcaatttctttccttttttaaagatacttgctaacaattaatgatttgattcaaaatctcaagtatgttgccttttctgttgaggaaggtttaatttttgaatcatatcttttcttgtcaggcaa is a window from the Arachis stenosperma cultivar V10309 chromosome 3, arast.V10309.gnm1.PFL2, whole genome shotgun sequence genome containing:
- the LOC130970562 gene encoding uncharacterized protein LOC130970562 — protein: MDGCFFYGYQRKDLDMKGPINTARCELSDVAASPTAGELAHDQHLMKKEQHRHDWRDVDGKDAVASGRRSGGKGHRGEWQTQSRKRRQLYNDSQWKDMLRN